The Haladaptatus cibarius D43 genome window below encodes:
- a CDS encoding amidohydrolase family protein, which translates to MLVEGTILRGPNFEPTEGRVVIEDGTITAIEEESVSSSDIILPAFVNAHTHIGDSIAKEAGGGLSLEELVAPPDGLKHRLLRQTARSEKVEAMRRSVQFMQSTGTASFLEFREGGVEGVFALREATEGLDIDPVILGRETIEAMEAADGFGASGANDDSFGEERRATRKADKLFGIHAGEADPSDINPALDLSPEFLVHVVHPEPIHLDRIEDNGIPIAVCPRSNLVTGVGLPPIRKLLDRTTVALGTDNVMLNSPSMFREMEFTAKLTDLSAREVLRMATQNGARIAGLNCGVVEPGRDGKLLVLDGDSDNLTGNRDVIRSVVRRAGASDVKDVLL; encoded by the coding sequence ATGTTAGTCGAAGGCACGATACTTCGTGGCCCGAACTTCGAACCGACTGAGGGTCGCGTGGTCATCGAAGACGGCACGATTACAGCGATTGAGGAGGAATCCGTTTCGTCGTCGGATATCATCCTCCCCGCATTCGTCAACGCACACACGCACATCGGCGATTCGATTGCGAAGGAGGCTGGCGGCGGACTGTCGCTCGAAGAACTCGTCGCACCGCCCGATGGACTCAAACATCGACTGCTCCGACAAACCGCTCGAAGCGAGAAAGTCGAGGCGATGCGGCGGTCGGTGCAGTTCATGCAATCGACGGGAACCGCTTCGTTTCTCGAATTTCGGGAAGGCGGCGTCGAGGGCGTGTTCGCGCTACGGGAGGCCACAGAGGGGTTGGACATCGACCCGGTTATCCTCGGCCGAGAGACAATCGAGGCGATGGAGGCGGCGGACGGATTCGGCGCGAGCGGTGCGAACGACGACAGCTTTGGCGAGGAGCGCCGCGCGACGAGAAAGGCCGATAAACTGTTCGGCATCCACGCGGGCGAGGCCGACCCGAGCGACATCAACCCGGCGCTCGACCTGTCGCCGGAGTTCCTCGTCCACGTCGTCCATCCGGAGCCGATTCACCTCGACAGAATCGAGGACAACGGGATTCCAATCGCGGTCTGTCCGCGCTCGAATCTGGTGACCGGCGTCGGACTGCCGCCGATTCGGAAACTACTGGACAGGACGACGGTCGCGCTCGGGACGGACAACGTGATGTTGAACAGTCCGTCGATGTTTCGGGAAATGGAGTTCACCGCAAAACTGACCGACCTCTCCGCCAGAGAGGTGCTTCGCATGGCGACCCAAAACGGGGCGCGAATCGCGGGGCTGAACTGCGGTGTCGTAGAACCGGGCCGCGACGGAAAACTGCTCGTTCTCGACGGCGATTCGGACAATCTCACCGGCAATCGGGACGTGATTCGGTCGGTCGTTCGCCGGGCGGGCGCAAGCGACGTGAAAGACGTGCTGTTGTAG
- a CDS encoding aldehyde dehydrogenase family protein yields the protein MTFAESARKTEQRRISNLSITPGGDWNTMYIDGTWRAVGDRDTCPIIDPTTRDAVGSVPAATTADVDDAYQCAVDAQREWAERTPDERAEAVATARGLLDEYADDLVRLFAIECGGVRFKAELETDLTRGTMEVAESLASDYETTEHESVISGKKNLVKQVPTGVVGVISPWNFPLYLSMRVVAPAIALGNSVVLKPSTSTAITGGLALAKLFDEAGLPDGVLNVVTGKGSEIGTAVASHPTPSVISFTGSTEVGREVGAAAARQLSVPALELGGNNVHIVTPEADLDRAVDGGVFGSFTHQGQECISINRHVVHETVYDEYVTKLVARAESLPVGDPMEDGVIVGPVMNEKQRDSIVALVDKSVAQGATVETGGSHNGWFVEPTVLSAVTNEMPIAVNEHFGPIAPVIPYETDEEAIEIANATEYGLSGSIHSTDIDHAMELANDINTGMVHINDQTLNDEPHIPFGGVNGSGIGRYNGEWIMDELTETRWISVQEEPRAYPY from the coding sequence ATGACATTTGCGGAATCAGCGCGGAAAACGGAACAGCGCCGTATTTCGAACCTTAGTATCACCCCGGGCGGCGACTGGAACACGATGTACATCGACGGCACGTGGCGTGCTGTGGGCGACCGCGACACCTGTCCGATAATCGACCCCACGACTCGTGACGCTGTGGGGAGCGTTCCCGCCGCGACGACGGCCGACGTAGACGATGCCTACCAGTGTGCTGTGGACGCCCAGCGCGAGTGGGCAGAGCGGACGCCGGACGAACGTGCCGAAGCCGTCGCTACCGCTCGAGGACTGCTCGACGAATATGCGGACGACCTCGTTCGCCTCTTCGCCATCGAATGTGGCGGCGTGCGTTTCAAGGCCGAACTCGAAACCGACCTGACCCGCGGAACGATGGAGGTCGCGGAATCCCTCGCGTCCGATTACGAAACGACCGAACACGAATCGGTCATCTCCGGAAAGAAGAATCTCGTCAAGCAGGTACCGACGGGCGTCGTCGGCGTCATCTCGCCGTGGAACTTCCCGCTATACCTCTCCATGCGGGTCGTCGCCCCGGCAATCGCGTTGGGGAACTCGGTGGTTCTCAAGCCCTCGACATCGACCGCCATCACGGGCGGTCTTGCGCTGGCAAAACTGTTCGACGAGGCAGGACTGCCGGACGGCGTGTTGAACGTCGTCACTGGAAAGGGGTCTGAAATCGGAACCGCCGTCGCTTCTCACCCCACGCCGTCGGTCATCTCTTTCACCGGTTCCACCGAGGTCGGACGCGAAGTCGGCGCGGCGGCGGCTCGGCAGTTGTCGGTTCCGGCGCTCGAACTCGGGGGGAACAACGTCCACATCGTGACTCCAGAGGCCGACCTCGACCGAGCGGTCGATGGTGGCGTCTTCGGGTCGTTCACCCATCAGGGACAGGAGTGTATCTCCATCAATCGCCACGTCGTCCACGAAACGGTCTACGATGAGTACGTCACCAAACTCGTTGCGCGCGCGGAGTCGCTACCCGTGGGCGACCCGATGGAAGACGGCGTGATTGTCGGCCCAGTGATGAACGAAAAACAGCGCGACTCGATTGTCGCGCTCGTTGACAAATCGGTCGCGCAGGGTGCAACCGTCGAAACCGGCGGTAGCCATAACGGTTGGTTCGTCGAACCAACCGTCCTCTCGGCCGTGACGAACGAGATGCCAATCGCGGTGAACGAGCATTTCGGTCCCATCGCACCGGTCATCCCCTACGAAACCGACGAAGAGGCTATCGAAATCGCCAATGCGACCGAATACGGTCTCTCGGGGTCGATTCACTCCACCGACATCGACCACGCGATGGAACTTGCGAACGACATCAACACCGGAATGGTTCACATCAACGACCAAACGCTGAACGACGAACCGCACATCCCCTTCGGTGGCGTCAACGGTTCCGGAATCGGTCGGTACAACGGCGAATGGATTATGGACGAACTCACCGAGACGAGATGGATTTCGGTTCAGGAAGAACCCCGAGCGTACCCCTACTAA